The Plodia interpunctella isolate USDA-ARS_2022_Savannah chromosome 9, ilPloInte3.2, whole genome shotgun sequence genome includes the window tttttttgcttaaaaaaatcaattattcaaaGTATCAAAACAGTTTTAGTCAGGTTATATGGGGTGGCCATATGAAGAGAGGCAGCGCCCTCATTTTTTCCATACCCTTTCTTGCCAAGCTGTATCACGGAATTCGGAATCTGAACACCAGGAGACCTCATTTAGATACCGAATTTGTGCGGCCGTGTTTATAActactatttataaatgtatccGAATATAAACACTGTATAGTCTGTGATGCGCTgtcattcaatatttaatttcgtttCATACGCCTTGAAGCGCTTTTTTACGTTAAATACAtagtaaaatagtatttaattttaaatccatCATGGTAAGTTAACAACACAGATTTGTGATGTGTATTACATAAATTCAAGGAATAACTCTATTGTAAACTGTATGACTTTCAACTTGCGTGTAACCTCAAAAATGCAATTTGTTTTCAGGATGTCTTTTTAATGATTAGgcgaaaaaaattaaccatCTTCACAGACGCTAAAGACACAACAACTGTGCTAGAACTGAAGAAGATGATTGAGGGTGAGTCTTGGTAGCCTGATACAATACAAGTCTATTTTTAGTATCGATACAATGTCGGGATGTTAGCGTAGGTTTGTTGTCAAGCGTGGTGTTTTCCCAttgtttttcacattttttttatacaatttatatatttattgttcgtCATTAGCATTCGAGTTATGATAGACCTGTTTGTAATCTCTTATTATGAATTCATTAGCTgcctgatttatttattacctttttgTTCTTATCTGTTGAAGTTCCTTCTTTAGATTAGTTTGTGACTTTTGTACCAGGAACTAGCGGAATTAAATCGGAGAATGCAATGAATAATGCTTGGCAACAGTGAGtgaataatatacaatttactGGTAGACATCATaaagtacaataaagttaaccactaccaaaatatatttgcaccTTGTGTATCTCTGTGTagatacctaaataaaatatttaaatatttttgtacataatacaTTGAGTACACAACAAAGTATGAAATAAGAAAGTTGTGTTAACATTTGGAAACAAATACTGTCCAATGTTGCACAagttaatacctacttattgttGTCttcaattatttctaaaatactaTTGTGTTTGTGTGATAGTGActtgtttatacatttttttagaatagtATTTGTTTCAATTTGTTGTTTCAGTAAGAATGTTAATAATGATCTGTacacaaatatattcataatgaCATCAGGTCATTGCACTGCTTCACTATGGTggtaaacatgtttttaagTAGCAACCATTCTAGATTTTAAGGAATAAAACTACCATTTAAAAGTGCcagaagtattatatatacctaatatatttttctttaggttttaatctatttttggATGAGGCTTCAGTTGCATGATTCCCCTATGTCAGCCTCATAGACAAATGCTGACATTGAACATTGCCTTCTTAATCCCTCAACTGCTGGAATTCAAAACACAATGCATAAATAATTGTCATCCAACAGTCACTGATCAGTGGACAAtcctaactgatattataaatgcgaaagtaagttcgtttgttacttcttcaaactctatctacacaaccaatcttcttgaaattttgtaaacatgtaCGTACTTTGAAGTATGGAGTAGGACATAGGGTGCTCTATCATCCTGAAAAGGTAACATGGGCAAAAACTAgtggttaaataaaatttttctatttgaaTTGTTGACAGGCATCCTGAAGGTCACCACACCGTGTCAGATGCTGTTCAACAAGGACAGTCAGCTGATGGAGGACGAGAAGACCCTGGCGGAATACGGTCTGACGTCAGCCACGGCTAAGGCACAGTGTCCTGCCCCCATTGGTCTTGCCTTGAGGTAAATTGGTATTATGATTCccttaactaattttaatctttcaagtacatacattattaatgtttattatttctttcttataatataaaggGGGCAAATGTCCCCTACATTTGCCACGAGCATGAGAAAGATGGACACTAACTGCCTGGATTTCATTCCAACGAACAAATTCAGAATGCATggaaattaattcattttatttatattatttattatatatatttatcaagcTTTGAtggatttaattaaataatgaatgtaTGTTTTCCGTGTAGAAAAGAAAATGGCGAATTTGAGGCTCTCGACCTGACTCCATACTCCTCGCCGCCCGACCTTCCCGATGTGATGAAATCCCAGGAGACCAATGGACAGGAACAGGTAAATTCTTCTATTCTACTATCTCATATCCTTCAAGCCCAAACCTAAGGATTGTTGTATAGTTCTTTATTGAGTGTAATATTACTAAAAGCTTCTGACATGTTTTTTACACTATTAGCCTGTATGCAGATTCTCTcccgatattttccttcactggaagcaagtggtagtctATGAAAAGTACCATACATGTGTCAGTATACATAACCCATAGAACaagaaaaaagataaatataccACAGATATTGGGcttggaaattattttttattcaaatttttctgCCAATTTTTGCTTTGGAGGATTACACGCAAGCGCCTTATGGCGTGcacactttaaaattaaatctataacTATGACACCCTCATGTAAAGAAAAGAATTAATTGATAAACCTAGAAACAAGGGACCCGGCGAGACATTTGGAAACAATggacttttaataaaatatgtaaatatgtttagataatgtaaaatataattaatatgataGGAATTCACTCAGTTACACCATCATTTTAGAAGTTTGATGTCCTTGATTCCTTCTTgcagaaaacaaaacaacgcGCGGCATAACAGAATATCCTATTCAGTCAATCGCGCGGTCGACTGAGTCTTGCTAGGAATCCGAGTAGATctagttttattacttattcatGTATTTCGCTTTTGTTTTGGACGAGGAGCAAGCCTAGTTAGATACATGAATGActtcttgaaataaattatatatatataaataattttcagatGGATCAGCATTAAACGACGAGGCTGCAATGGACCGGACCGCGGACTAACACCGTGCGCTGCAACCCGACTCCGCGCGCAGCGACGCGACGTcagctatattattatttttgcatatgaacatattttgttaataatttatcaatgattTGTGTCCGATTTTAACGTTCTGTTATGTCTACACATATCTTTGTAGTATTTTTGTGACGCTTTGTACGATGGAATGTAGCGCTTTTTTGTACTTTGTTGCACTAAGAAATTGTACCGCTTTTGTGACAGATAcggtcgattaatttattattagattctttttttattttatttttgtacagatGTCAGCACATCGTCGtgttaaaatttcattgcaaTTCAGCTTATATTACACGGTGACATTAGGGTATTTGGGGTAATTTGATGTGGTGATTGTCTGTACTGAACCAGATTCCAGATAACGTGTCAGTATGGAACATCAATCATCgtctattaataattttttatcatgcCATCCTCCTCACACTTTTCTATATCCATTGAAATTGGTAGCCCGCCTCATAGGGGCTGAAATCGTCAGATATTGAGATATAGATAGAAACTATTACTGGTATGAAAATCTAAATTGATGGATGAAGTTTGATATTCATTATTGATACGTTATATGGTAAGAGGAAAATTATTCGAGAAAATAAGAACATATTCTCAGAGTTATCTGaatgattgaatgaatgattttaatgATTCATTCAAATGATCTATTAGTAATGATGTCCAAAATTGTTGTAAACTAAAATCCGGAGTAGATTATCGGTCTAGTTTCGGCGCCAAAACTATTCGTTTGTTACTTTACATTAGCGATATTAAACGGACATTGTTTTAAGTAGACATCGATAGTGGGGACGCAGCTAAATAATATCGATTCGCGTCTCGACGCGTTCGTTCAGGCCAAACAGAAAAGTGACACTGAAACAAGATCCTTAATACCGTTGCCTAAAGTATGTATCAGAAAATCGAACGAAAGCGGGGTGGAATTTGTTCCGCGTTTATATTTTAGGCATCACGTTActcaaatgaaattaatttatttttaataatacaactTTGAAATCAGATTCAAAgctcaaatttaatttttagagcTCATTTTTCAGTTTGGTCTGAACCCTTAGTTTTAAACCATTATTAACAATTACGTGTTTTTTCATCTCATCGTAGAGTAAGCAGCGTCCATTTGCACTAAACAATTGTCGCTGTTACTAACGCTGCGTAAACATTGATCGCTTTAGCTTTACTTCGTAATGGAGTTCTCACGCGTCATTCATACACTTtggaacgattttttttttcaattatcaaaCAAACTTTGTAAACTTCGGCGAAAATGTAAAGTTCTACAAAAAATACGggcaaatattaaaatttaatacaccACTTTTCATTCACACTCGTGAACAATCGGCAGCCATTTTGCGTGAGCCGGCGCCATTTTGCCTTTCATTGAGATATTTgtctattttgtatgtttttgttatctcAAATCGTTCTAAAgttaatataacataataataatatctaataatagACACCCATTTTCTCATAACACTATTTAGTCTGTTAACTGTGTCCATAGTTAAATTCTGGAAAAAAAGTTATCCCCATGTGACATGTTCACAGAACTATGTATAGATTTctatcttataaatataatttaaaatactttcattatttatatgtacatttaaTGTATTCAGTGTATGTATTGGTTGTGTGACTTAAAAGTTGTCTCAATATCATTCAACGTTAAGTATTTAGAGAATTAGTTTGAAACTAAACACCccttgtatttaatttttaaatctaaaaacatTCTTGGTGTTGCCTTTTTAGCCGCTTggtcttaataatattttcgatCTGATTGTAAGAAAATGGGTATGCATTAATTTAAGTAACTTTTCGGACGAATTTCATACAttagcaaaatttatttatttttgttttcttcctATCAATGCTACTTACAAAAATCTACtcacaaaaacaaatcagATTTGTAGTAAACACAAAACAATTGTTCCATAATGCGGGCGTTCAGTTTAAGTTTGTAAGATCTCGGCGCCAATATACGATGTAGTGAACAGACTATTTAGAATCATAGATTAGCGCAGaaaaatataccttttttAATACAAGGTAGCAAAACCATTGCGTTACTTTGAACCGTACACACACACGTGTGCGTGTACACGGTATGAAtacgatttatttaaattaatgatacGGTATTTTACTGAATAGTATAGAATGGATATACATAGTTAGTAGCTAATTTAATAGGGGTAATTAGGGGCTTTTATATTCGTAGATTCGGACTACATTTCTCTAACATTCTTTTTGTGAATAGAATTTCTTATGAAATCGAATTTCACGTAGTTCCTGATCGAAGGATTgctaattgttttctttttttttatttttatgtaatgttttcTATCGcacctttttaaattaaggtaTTCTGTATATTTTGGTTGGTAACTCGATTTTTCATCGATATATCCAATATATACGTTTACGGTGCGTTGGCGCGACTGGATAAGTAGGGCTACAGCGAGGACGAGATGGTTTCGCCAACATTATTGAAATCAATGATTGGTATGACTAAGGCGCGGGTACGCCAAAGCAACATAAACCTGTTGCTACGCCATCAAcatgtttgaataaaataaaataaatttcttattttgacCAACATGCTTGCCTACTAAAAGTTAATTCTAAGACTTTTTAAAAAACTGTTAAAGCGAAGTCAATTTGACATTTGAGTTCCAGTCCTCGTGTCTTACTGCTCTCTACTCGCGCCAATCGCGGTGCAACAACTAGTTAATACGATACATAGTCACCGGATAAAGAAATGCtaccaaatacatttttccttttttaaatttaatccaAAAAATAGTAGAATAGTTGGGTATTAAATGGTATTGCACTTTAATGCACTATATATAGGATAGAGAATCGATAAGCCGTACGATTAACCACTACCATGGGTTTTGAACGAATCAAGTTTTCGGAACTATGTAAGGGAACTTTTTTTGatcgaaataatatttttgcaggCTTACCATTTACTGGTCTATGTTGTTAACagtcaaaatatttagcaTTAAGTATACATAACTCATGTAACATTTGTAATACATgccttataataatatacataggtGCCCTAAGTCCAGTTGTGGTCGACGTTGACATATTCCGTGGTAGTGGGCGACTTACTAGTCGATATGAAATATTCGTTCGGACCTCAACTCGCAATATACTCAAATTTTAACTGGTACAATTATACTGTGATTGTCcatcttcaatttatttattgtttaataaaatgttgggCGATATTATCTATGTCTCCTTGGAAGGTTTTGTGTACCATTTTTAGAACAATTCGAACAAAACCACAGGTTCCATAGAGACTAGaccaaaatatttgatttcatGTGCAAATATGAAAATCCACAATGAACCAGCAGGAAATAAAGCtgttttgatttgttttgctgcgttttttttttctgacttTTCATCATCAGCAAATTTTGTCCCCActccactgctggggcaccgACTTTCCTTATGCATATGTAATGAGAAGTGGAGCGCCAGTTCTTTATTAGCACTGCCTATCATGACTTTGGgagtcacgtcagatgccttttgtcgacttgaataaaaactacCACCCATTAGTATTTGCATTACCTCACTCTATAAGGATGATTCAttggtattaaataattatatatttgtatttagcACAGAGCCGTTGGTTCACTTACCTTGTGTCAGTAAATTTCTTTTCTAGCCCGGTTTGACCAACTATTGCAACTTTTGGGTAAAAAGACTGGTTAGTTCAATTAAACAGAGCCGGCAACGGTAGTGAAACCACATACATAATAAACGTTATGATGTAGCGATAGCGACAGATgcaataaaataggtactctGGTTGTATATTACTGCACGTTTAGTCTtacaaaaaagatttatttccgACACTGACAGCCGAATGACATAAGTCGCATCGGGCATCCGGCATGGTTTTCAAATATAACCTCAAAAAGtccatgtttatttttgttgagtgtacgaataatttatttaatctagaaatttaatagtaatgtaataaagcattataactatatacattatttttaaagatactactaaaaactaaaactacaCGAAACTGCGTCATTAAAACAATACTAACATCAAAAATATGGGTAAACGCAAAGGTAAAAGTGTGAGAAAGAATCCGGTGACCAAAGAAGCTCTGGAGCCGGAACACCTCGTAAAAGCGCCGCATTCATTCGTGATCCATCGTGGAAACTGCAGCAAGGACCTGGAAGATTTGACTAAAGACTTCAGGAAAATCATGGAACCGTTCACAGCGTCGCAACTGAAGGTTTGTTTTTGGTATATTTGCATATGATTACCTACCTTACCTATAACAACATAATTACaacatgaataataaaataaaattctaagaAATAGGTTTGGCTTTAAAGAACAGTAACCcagatctatgaaaactataggAACATAAGAAGTTACAATAATTGTATtgactctttattgcaccaaaagcgaaattaacaaaaaaagaaatggcaccatacaaaataaaataaaaaggcacAAAGGCTGCTATTGCTAAagcgatctcttccagtcaaccttgTAAGTCAGTAAGTCTTgagtcaaatcatttattcagaaattaaaccttcacagacactttttcatgtaaaatattatgtattgtatcTAGTAATTAAAATCTACTAACCATTGGCATAAGACTTGATAACTTACCATGATAACTACGCCGTGACCTAAACAAAATGTgtgttacaaatataaatagaatatggtaccacatttttttttcccaCAAACTTCCTATTACCTACACTGGTGGTGCTTAATCAGTGAATTTTGGACAAAATTTAACTGTAGACAAAATTGTGGACAGAGACAAGTTCTGCAGACCATTCTACActtattgtttactttttaggaaagaaaaaagaacACAATCAAGGACTTCCTTTCAGTTTCTGGATACCTGCATGTGTCCCATATGATAGTGTTCACGGAGACCGCACAAGGCTCATACATGAGGTTAGCAAGGCTGCCCAGGGGTCCAACACTCACCTTCAGAATACACAATGTAAGTGGTaccacaaattaattatttgatgaCATTAGTGTCATCAACGAACTAATTGAGGCTCCAAGTTTAAGTAAAGCCCAGGGTCAGCATAAGAAATTACCTTAAAATCAACTCTCTTTggtaatgctattgttgcctatcagctacctAGCCAATGTATCCCTTgatcgcctcatacgacatcgacaggaggatatggagtggttccaATCTAGGGCAGAACCTGAAAATTGTTGAACAgatgtgtataatattttaaagttaggTTTCAaggaaaaataacaatgtataaaaaaatttttcatttgttacCATTTCAGTACAGCTTAGCTCGGGATGTGATTTCCTCATTGAAGAAGCAGTATGTCATGATGAAAGCCTTCCAGCATGCTCCGCTGATCGTCCTCAACAGCTTCTCCGGAGAAGGCATGCACATGAAACTCATGGCCACCATGTTTCAGAATATGTTTCCCACTATCAACATTACTACAGTAAGTATTCTTATATATGAAtaggaatttttaagtttgtgtaTACCATACTAAACCTCATTTTTGCTTACCATTAGACAAGATTGGTATCTCTACAaactcaaattaattataaagcCAGTATGGCTAAGTCATAATAACACTGAATATTAGAGTTTTGGATCTTGTTACGTTCTACTATATACCTTATTAAAATAGACAAGTCTTCTGTTTTTCACTGAAACCCAACATTTTTGACTTTCTTGTTTTAGGTAAAACTCAAACATATAAGACGTTGTGTACTGATGAATTACAACCCAGCTACGAAAATGATTGACATGCGACATTACGCCATACGTGCCACACCTGTCGGTCTTAATAAGGGCACCAAAAAGGTATGTCTGATCGGCTTTTGCATGTGATGTTCCTTGTGTACATTTCTACAAATTTACACTAAAATCTACCTGATACTAATCTAcactaatttacaaaaatataaaataaatgtatatggaAATATCCATTTGGAAAATTACTATCTATAAGTTTGTATAGAGAGTAATTTTCCGAAATTATATCACCAGTGGGGTTATAATTATTCCAAAgtgacaaaaatttttttatctctataGTACCGTGGGAGTGGGCCCTGGAATGtatctagttttaaataataaatggatAATACTAACTATATGGTAGAGTAGaactttgtataaaaataggtactgtATCAAAAATGATCTCTGCCAGAAATCTGAACAATCAAAAGTGCTCatgatgaaattttttttcaggtagTACAAGGGAAAATACCCAATCTCAATAGGTGCAAAGATATGTCTGAATTTTTCGACAAGTAAGTAGCTCCTATTAGCTGTGGTTATTGTTCAAGATTcttcatacattttaagaAGTTTAATGCTtggaattttaattcaaatttatatttaaaagaataaaaatatatttatttgtggcataaatagatttaaaagcTTAGATATAAAAGCtactcaaaaatatattgtcgaGTGcattaaacaaaaagaaaactgaataaataaaataccaatgGAAGTCATCCCTGACTTTTTGTCCCTGAATTTTGACATATTAATACAGATATGTATTAATTGCCTGTGTTTATggggtttgtttgttttttagaGCGGCCCTTTTATCAGAGAGCGAGTTTGAAGACGACCCTAACTCGCAAGTGGTGCTGCCGCAGGCGCTGTCCTCGCGAGGCGCCGCCGCGGACTCTAAGTCAGCTATCAGGCTGTTCGAATTGGGGCCCAGGATCACGTTCCAGTTGATTAAGGTTTGAGATAGGTTTTATTGTGTAAGAAACATgagaatgtttttaaaaacagatttcttttaaacaactttgttttgttattctttttttaatttttgtactttttaagTCCATCCACTGAcgaacaaacattatttattttcttcataaaatacataaaaataacttataaaataattcttatatttcttgattaaaaatagttttcttttatagGTAAATGTATTACAtaccttattaaaatattttttttattgtctgaataagttttaatttgtcaTGCAGGTAGAAGACGGGTTGATGGATGGTGAGGTGTTGTTCCATGAGCTTGTAGAAAAGACTGAGGAAGAAAAAGCATACATCAAAAAGAAGAGGGAAGAGAAAAGGTAAgggtataaaaattaagtcattTATTTCCTAGTTTACAAATTGCGGGTGGTTTCGGCAGTAACATCCCTATTTCCACTGATAAGGATATTATGTTTTCAGACGTCAAAAGGAGAGAAGAAAAGCGACACAAGAGGAGAATGTGAAACGGAAACAGCAGCAGAAGGAGGAGCTTAAACAGAAGGCGCTGGAGGGTatcaagaagaagaaagagatGTCAGAGAATCAAAGGTGAATATCAAAGGGTGAATTTAAGTTTCCAGTGTAAATAATCTAATCGCTTCATTCAGTTTTGTATATTGTGATTAGGTGACTAGGTGTTCCATGTTATTATATGCACATGTTccataagacctatatttgttaattgacgtccttggagaaaaggctgcggtgaggTTTgctgcgccgcttcttcttcatctgccctttggaagtcggcggtagacttagtttaatttttggacgtcaataagtgacgtatatcatcctaaattgaataaattattttgaatttaggttatattctactcgtctACTAAATTTGTCCTCAACCGTTAAAATCCGTCCGCATGATACTCGCACATCCTAaccacacacatacacacagccgaatcttcaaaatttatgttttatttatacgccAACCACGGGCTTCGCAGCTTCAGAGCTGTGAATGCGCGGGACCACgctagagagagagagtgagagagagaaatataattaaatgtaatttaccaGGATGATGGAACTGGCAGCGGTGGAGTCCCAAAACGCAGACGTGGAGCAGGATGAAGACGACGCGGAGTAC containing:
- the EloB gene encoding elongin-B isoform X1, which translates into the protein MDVFLMIRRKKLTIFTDAKDTTTVLELKKMIEGILKVTTPCQMLFNKDSQLMEDEKTLAEYGLTSATAKAQCPAPIGLALRKENGEFEALDLTPYSSPPDLPDVMKSQETNGQEQMDQH
- the ppan gene encoding protein Peter pan produces the protein MGKRKGKSVRKNPVTKEALEPEHLVKAPHSFVIHRGNCSKDLEDLTKDFRKIMEPFTASQLKERKKNTIKDFLSVSGYLHVSHMIVFTETAQGSYMRLARLPRGPTLTFRIHNYSLARDVISSLKKQYVMMKAFQHAPLIVLNSFSGEGMHMKLMATMFQNMFPTINITTVKLKHIRRCVLMNYNPATKMIDMRHYAIRATPVGLNKGTKKVVQGKIPNLNRCKDMSEFFDKAALLSESEFEDDPNSQVVLPQALSSRGAAADSKSAIRLFELGPRITFQLIKVEDGLMDGEVLFHELVEKTEEEKAYIKKKREEKRRQKERRKATQEENVKRKQQQKEELKQKALEGIKKKKEMSENQRMMELAAVESQNADVEQDEDDAEYYRAEVGAEPDADLFTQTRKRKADDDNRGFKKMRLDKKTKKKFQRNENTNRKPHNQDRDRQDRPRKFNKRPNDRDQKPRKQTKVFGGKLNKTFKGKGGVAKGKGGAKGKGGGKGKGMKGKGSKKR
- the EloB gene encoding elongin-B isoform X2 is translated as MLGNSILKVTTPCQMLFNKDSQLMEDEKTLAEYGLTSATAKAQCPAPIGLALRKENGEFEALDLTPYSSPPDLPDVMKSQETNGQEQMDQH